The nucleotide window ATGCGGCGCCTTGCCGGCGATCTCGGCGCCGTCGAACAGGATCGATCCCGCCGTCGGGATCAGCGTGCCCGACAGCATGTTGAAGATCGTGCTCTTGCCGGAGCCGTTCGGGCCGATCAGGCCGAGAATCTCGCCCTGCTCGACCCGGAACGACACGTTGTTCACCGCAGTGAAGCCACCAAAACGCTTCACCAAGCCTTCTACCGTCAGCACGCCAGAACCTCCGCTAGCCGTTTGCCCGGCTCTTACTGGTTGCTGAACGTCGTTCCTTTCGGCAGCGGTAGCACGGCCTCGCGCTGCGCCTGACTCTTCGGCCACACTACATATGACTTGTCGTCGACATACTGGATGACCACCGGGAACGAGCGTTCGTTCTGACCGGCCATCCGGGTGCCCTCGCCGTGGAACTTGACGCCGAAGCCCAGCATGGTGCCGCCTTCGGGAATATCGGTCTCGAGCGCGGCCTTGCGCAGCGCATCGGGATCGACGCCGCCATATTTCTTGATGGCGCGCGGCAGCACCTCGGTCAGGAACAGGTAGGTGTTGGACGCCGCCATGCCGACATGCGCGGAGCGAATCGCAACGCCCGGCTTGGCCTTGTCGAACTCCTCGCCGACCATCTTGATGACCGGCGGCAATTTCGGATCCATCGATTTCTGGTTGGCGAGCCAGATCGAGATCGGATCGGTGTTGAAGACGTAATTGACGTCGCCGCCCAGACCTTCCTTCAGCTTCTCGTAGACGCCATAGCCCGCGCCGTGACCGACCAGCGCTGCGAATTTCAGGCCCTGCTCGCGCGCCTGACGGCCGAACAGAGTGATGTCCGGATTGTAGCCGGTGTGGAAGACCACGTCGGGCCGGGCGCGCTTCAGTTTCGTCACCAGCGCGGAAAGATCGGGCGCGGTGGCGGCGTAGCCTTCCTTCAGCACGATGTTGAAGCCGGCCTTCTTGGCGCCGGCCTCGTTGCCCTTCGAGACGTCGACGCCGTAGGCGCCGTCCTCATGGATGATGGCGACGCGCAGATCCTTCGGCTCCTTGCCGAGCTTCGCTTTCGAGTTCTGGGCGATGAAATCCATCGTCATCAGCCCGAACTGGTCGCCCGAGGCCTGCGGACGGAATACGTATTTGAAGTTCTTGTTGTCGAGCACAGCGGAAGAAATGCAGGTGGTGATCCACATGAACTTCTTGAGCTGCTCAACCCGCGCGGCGACCGGCACGCATTGCGCCGACGAATAGAAGCCGAGCAGCATGTCGACCTTTTCCTGCTCGATCAGCCGCACCGCCTCGTTGATCGCGACATCAGGCTTGCTCTGGGCGTCGGCATAAACCGCTTCGACCTTGTAACCCTCGACGCCGGTCTTGGCGTACTGGTCGAGCATGATCTTGGCGCCGATATATTGCAGCTCCGAGCCGCCGCCGGCGAGCGGGCCGGTCAGGTCGTAGATGACGCCGATCTTGATTTTCTTTTCCTGGGCTTCGGCGGTCTCCGCCATCCCCAGCACCGCGATTGCGGCAGACAGCCCGACGAGAAGGCGTGCAGCTTTGCGCCCCGGCATGGAATCCTCCCTGGATTATTTTTTGTGCACTGCGACTTTTCTTGTTCTGGTTGGCGCCTATCACATTGATAGCGCGACCAGATGTCAAGCGCATTACTTGGTCAAGGCTTGGAAGCGAGCTGCGCCTCGATGAATGCCGTGACAAAACGCGGCATTGCCGAACTGAGATCGCGCGCGCTGCGCACGAGGTGAATGGCCGACAGTTCCGGCTGATGCTGCGAGGCCAGATTGCGCTCGATCCGCTCGCGCAGCACTTCGCCTGCCATGTCGACGCGCAGGATGCGGATCATCGCGAGCGCGGGCCCGGTGTAGACGCAGTGCCAATGCGGCTCGCTCTGGTATTCGCCCGGGGCAAGGCCGGTCTCTTCCTCGACCTCGCGCGTCACGCTGCCGGAAATATCGACCGCGCCGTCCCTGATGTCGTCGAGATCGGGCGTGCCTGACGGAAAATAGATGCGTCCCGCGTTGGCCGTGTGCTGGCCCATTTCGCCGAGCACGAAGGCGCCGTCGGCGCAGAGCAGCGCGCCCATGCCGAAACCGTTGAACACGCTCGCGTCGGGAAAACCCCAGTCGCGCCACGCCAGAAAACTGGCGAAATCGGTTTCGAAATAGCCGGCGCTGAAGCGATCGCCGGAGAACACCGGCTTGCGCCCGAGCAGCACACGGCCATTCCACAGTTGCGGCCTTTCGCGCTGCTTTTCGGCAAAATGTGCATCGATCGCCGCGCGCCGCGCCTCCGCGAACGGCCACGCCCACGCTTCGACCACAAGATCGAGCGTGCTGACGCGATGAATGGCCGGAGGCCTCGTGCCACTCATCGCTTCACGTCGCTCGATTTCACGCCGATCCTATTCCTTCTTCACTTCGGATTGGCACCCGTGGTCTTCTTGGCCTGCTCGACATATTTGTTGGTGTACGTCTTGGTCACGTCGATATTGGCCTTGGCGATCTCCGGCGAGCCCTCGCTGAACACCGCGAGCACCGCGTCGGCGCCCTTCGGATCCATCAAGCCGGTTTGCGAGTACATCGGGATCGTGTTCTTCAGCGCGGCCAGATAAAGCGCCTTGTCCTTGCCGACCATTCCCTCCGGCATCTTCGCCATGATCTCTTCCGGCGAATGCGAATGGATCCAGTTGAGCGTGTTGACGATCGCGTTGGTAAGTGCCTGCACTTCCTTCTCGTGCGACTTGATCCAGGCCGTCGTGGTGTAGAGCGCGCCACCCGGATACTCGCCGCCGAACACTGCCAGCGTGTCCTTTTGCGTGCGGGTGTCGGCCAGTATCTTCAAATCCGGATAGCTGCCCTGCAAAACGGTGACAGAGGGATCGAGCATCACGGCGGCATCGATCTGGCCCTGCTGCATCGCCGCCACCGCGGTGGCGCCGAGGCCGACACCGATCACCGCGGCGCTGGTCGGATCGAGGCCGTTCTTCTTCAACAGGTATTTCAGGAAGAAGTCGGTCGAGGAGCCGGGCGCGCTGACGCCGACCTTCTTGCCGGCCAGATCCTTGATCGACTTGATCTCATTGGTGCGCGCGGGTGATACCACCAGCACCAGGCCCGGGTAGCGGTCATAGATCACGAAGGACTGCAATTCCTGCTTCTTGGCGGCCAGGTTGACGCAATGATCGAAATAGCCCGACACCACGTCGGCGCTGCCGCCGAGCACGGCTTTCAGCGCGTCCGAACCGCCCTTGAGGTCGACCAGCTCGACGGCCACGCCGGCTTTTTCATATTCGCCGAGCTGTTTTGCCAGCACGGTCGGCAGATAGCACAGGCAGGCGCCGCCGCCGACCGCCACCGTGACCTTGCTTTGCGCTGCGGCAATTCCCGAGGTCAGTGTGAGCGCCAGCAGCGAAGCGGCCAGCCGGCCGAACAGTTTCTTCATGGGTTCCTCCATTCGTTGGCGGCAAGATAGAGCAGTGCGCGGGAGTTGAGAAGGCTGCCCCTGATGATATGACAATGCTGAATTGAGAGTGCCGGCTCCCGTCACGTCATTACGAGGAGCGACAGCGACGAAGCAATCCATGTCTCCGCGTGCGGCACGATGGATTGCTTCGCTTCGCTCGCAATGACGACGAGGCAATGACGCAAATTCGTAGGGTAGGCAAAGGCACGCAGTGCCGTGCCCGCCATGCAGCGTAATCGTGGGGTGTAGATGGTGGGCACGCTTCGCTTTGCCCACCTACGGTTCCAGTACACTGGAGGATTACATGGCAACAGGGAAAACATACAAGTCATTTCGGTACAGCAATAACCTGGTCTGGGACACCGCTCGCCGCGGCCGAACATCCGCACCCGACAAGCCCGACATCGAGATCGGCAGTCCTCCTGAATTCAAGGGAGACCTGGGCGTCTGGGCTCCCGAAGAAATGCTGGTCGCCGCGCTGAATGCTTGCATGATGCTGACGTTTGTATCGTTCGCCCAAAGTAGGAGGCTGGAGTTTGTGGCCTATGAAAGCTCAGCGGAAGGCTTGCTGGCGAACGTCGACGGCAAATATCGGATTGTTGAAGTCAGCGTTCAGCCAACCCTGGTCTTGAAAAGCCAGGCTGATATCGCGGCCGCCCGAACAATCATGGCCGAGGTAAAGGAAAACTGCTTCATTTCCAACTCGATTACCGCTGACGTGAAACTTGCGCCGCAGTTTAAGCTGGCATCCGATGTCGCCATCTAGTGTGGCCTTCGTCCGCCGGCCGCCAGACCGGTGGACAAAGGCGCGTCGCGCCGTGCCCACCATCCATCCCGCATCGCGATCCTAATGGTGGGCACGCTGAGCCTGTCATCGGGGCGCGCATTCGCGCGCCCCATTGGCTTTGTCCTCCCTACGGGTTTTGGAACGAAGACCTACCCTCGCCCCTCCGCCGCTACCGGACGCCACACCAGCAGCCGGCGCTCGACCAGCGTTACGCCCATGTCGATCAAAATGACGAAAGCCGACAGCACGAACATGCCGGCGAACACGCCGGCGACGTCGAACACGCCTTCGGCCTGCTGGATCAGGTAGCCGAGCCCGGCGGCAGAACCCAGATATTCGCCGACCACGGCGCCGACCACAGCAAAGCCCACGGACGTGTGCAGCGAGGAGAACATCCAGGACAGCGCCGAGGGCCAATAGACGTGCCGCATTAATTGCCGCTCGTTCATGCCGAGCATGCGGCCGTTGTCGAGCACGGTGTTGGAGACTTCCTTGACGCCCTGATAGACGTTGAAGAACACGATGAAGAACACCAGCGTGACGCCGAGCGCGACCTTGGACCAGATGCCGAGCCCCAGCCACAGCGTGAAGATCGGCGCCAGCACCACGCGCGGCAGCGCGTTGATCATTTTCACGTAGGGATCGAACACCGCGGCGACGCGCGGCTGGCGTGCGAACCAGAAGCCGACGAGGACGCCGGCGACCGAGCCGATCACGAAGGCGAGGATGGATTCCCACAGCGTAATGATAAGGTGTTTCCAGATCACGCCGCTCGAGAACCATTTGACAATCTGGCTGCCGACATCGATAGGGTTGGAAAAGAAAAACGGCGGCAGCAGGACTTTTCCGAACACCGGCACGGTGGTGAGGAACTGCCATACCGCCAGCGCGACGACGGCGACCAGCAATTGCAATAGGAGCAGCGTCGAACGGGACATCAGCCAACTCCTGCCGCTTGGGTGGATTGCACGTAACCCTTCATCACTTCGTCCTTCAGCACGCCCCAGATCTCCCGGTGCAGTTCGTGAAAGTCCTTTTCCATGCGGACTTCCGAAATATCGCGCGGACGCGGCAGCTTTACGCGCCAGTCACCGATGATGCGCGCGCTAGGCCCTGCCGACATGATCACGACGCGGTCGGCCAGCGCGATCGCCTCTTCGAGATCGTGGGTCACGAACAGCACCGCCTTGCGGTCGGCATTCCACAATTCGAGCAGCAGGTTGCCCATGATCTGCCGGGTCTGGGCGTCAAGCGGGCCGAACGGCTCGTCCATCAGCAATATTTTTGGATCGCGAATCAAAACCTGCGCCAGGCCGACGCGCTTGCGCTGTCCGCCGGACAGCATGTGCGGATAGCGGTTGCCGAAAGCACCCAACCCCACGGATTTGAGCCAGCCCTGCGCGCGCTGCAGCGCCTGTTCGCGCGGCGCGCCCTTGATCTCGAGTCCAATGGCGACATTGTCGAGCGCGGTCTTCCATGGAAACAGCGCATCGGCCTGAAAGAGATAGCCGGCATCGCGATTCAGCCCGGCAAGCGGCTGGTCGAAGATATTGACCGATCCCGACGCCGGCTTCAGCAACCCTGCAGCGACATTGAGCAGCGTCGATTTTCCGCATCCCGTCGGCCCGACAATGGCGACGAATTCGCCGTGGGCCACCGAGAGGCTGGCCTGTTCCACCGCCGTATAGACGCGATCCCCGGCCACGCGAAATGCCACCGTCGCGTCTTCAAGCGCGATTGCCGTCGGCTGTGCCGTATCCGCCATGTTTCTCCCCAAACGTTTGGAGGGATGCCTTAGCGGTTACGACAGACAAGTTCAACGCGGCGCCGTGACATGGTAGTTGATCTCTACCCTCCCCTCGAAGGGGAGGGTCGGCTCGCATGGAGCGCCGCGACATGCGAGACGGGGCGGGGTGATCTCTCAACTCGGGCACTGTTCGAGTGGAGAGACCGTCAGCCCACCCCGCCGCTCCCTTCGGTCGCGTCGACCCTCCCCCTCCAGGGGAGGGTGAAGGATTCGAGACTGCATGAGCCCTCCCCTGATCGCCTACAGCCATGTCAGCAAGACGTTTGACGGCGGCCGCATCATCGCCGTCGACGACGTCTCGCTCGATGTCGCCGAGGGCGAGCTCCTTGCGATCGTCGGCGGCTCGGGTTCGGGCAAGACCACGCTGTTGCGGCTCGCCAACCGGCTGATCGAGGCCGATAGCGGCAGCATCACGGTCGAAGGCGAAGACGTGCGCAACGTCGACCCGATCCTGCTGCGGCGGCGGATCGGCTATGTCTTTCAGAGCGGCGGGCTGTTTCCGCATCTGACCGTCGCCGGCAATGTCGGCATAACGCCGAAGCTGCTTGGCACGCCGATTGCGGAGATTTCGGCACGCGTGGACGAGCTGCTCGACCTGGTGCGGCTCGACCGCGCGCCATACCGGGACCGCCTGCCGCATGAACTCTCCGGCGGCGAGCGCCAGCGCGTCGGCGTGGCGCGGGCGCTCGCCGCGCGGCCGCGCATCATGCTGATGGACGAGCCGTTCGGCGCGCTCGATCCCTTAACCCGCGACGCGCTCGGCGACGATTTTCGCGAACTGCACAGTAAACTCGGCCTGACCACGGTCATGATCACCCATGACATGAGCGAAGCGATCCTGCTCGCCGACCGCATCGCCGTGATGCGCGGCGGAAGAGTGCTGGCGCAGGGCACGCCGGCCGAGCTTTCCGAAAGCGGCGACGTTTACGTCGGCGAACTCCTGCGCACGCCGCGCCGGCAGGCCGAGCGGCTGGGCGCGTTGCTGCCTCGCGAAGGTGCGGCATGAGCCTCTTCGCCGATCCACGCTGGGGCGAGGCGCTGGGCCACTTGCCCGACTATCTCGGCAATCACGTCCGCGTCAGCGTCGCCGCGCTGGCGCTTGGCTTACTCGTCAGCCTGCCGCTTGCGATCATCTCGCGCCGCCAGCCGGTGCTGCGCGGGGTGCTGCTCGGGCTTGCCAGCGTCGTG belongs to Bradyrhizobium icense and includes:
- a CDS encoding ABC transporter substrate-binding protein, whose translation is MPGRKAARLLVGLSAAIAVLGMAETAEAQEKKIKIGVIYDLTGPLAGGGSELQYIGAKIMLDQYAKTGVEGYKVEAVYADAQSKPDVAINEAVRLIEQEKVDMLLGFYSSAQCVPVAARVEQLKKFMWITTCISSAVLDNKNFKYVFRPQASGDQFGLMTMDFIAQNSKAKLGKEPKDLRVAIIHEDGAYGVDVSKGNEAGAKKAGFNIVLKEGYAATAPDLSALVTKLKRARPDVVFHTGYNPDITLFGRQAREQGLKFAALVGHGAGYGVYEKLKEGLGGDVNYVFNTDPISIWLANQKSMDPKLPPVIKMVGEEFDKAKPGVAIRSAHVGMAASNTYLFLTEVLPRAIKKYGGVDPDALRKAALETDIPEGGTMLGFGVKFHGEGTRMAGQNERSFPVVIQYVDDKSYVVWPKSQAQREAVLPLPKGTTFSNQ
- a CDS encoding ABC transporter substrate-binding protein — protein: MKKLFGRLAASLLALTLTSGIAAAQSKVTVAVGGGACLCYLPTVLAKQLGEYEKAGVAVELVDLKGGSDALKAVLGGSADVVSGYFDHCVNLAAKKQELQSFVIYDRYPGLVLVVSPARTNEIKSIKDLAGKKVGVSAPGSSTDFFLKYLLKKNGLDPTSAAVIGVGLGATAVAAMQQGQIDAAVMLDPSVTVLQGSYPDLKILADTRTQKDTLAVFGGEYPGGALYTTTAWIKSHEKEVQALTNAIVNTLNWIHSHSPEEIMAKMPEGMVGKDKALYLAALKNTIPMYSQTGLMDPKGADAVLAVFSEGSPEIAKANIDVTKTYTNKYVEQAKKTTGANPK
- a CDS encoding OsmC family protein, coding for MATGKTYKSFRYSNNLVWDTARRGRTSAPDKPDIEIGSPPEFKGDLGVWAPEEMLVAALNACMMLTFVSFAQSRRLEFVAYESSAEGLLANVDGKYRIVEVSVQPTLVLKSQADIAAARTIMAEVKENCFISNSITADVKLAPQFKLASDVAI
- a CDS encoding ABC transporter permease, which gives rise to MSRSTLLLLQLLVAVVALAVWQFLTTVPVFGKVLLPPFFFSNPIDVGSQIVKWFSSGVIWKHLIITLWESILAFVIGSVAGVLVGFWFARQPRVAAVFDPYVKMINALPRVVLAPIFTLWLGLGIWSKVALGVTLVFFIVFFNVYQGVKEVSNTVLDNGRMLGMNERQLMRHVYWPSALSWMFSSLHTSVGFAVVGAVVGEYLGSAAGLGYLIQQAEGVFDVAGVFAGMFVLSAFVILIDMGVTLVERRLLVWRPVAAEGRG
- a CDS encoding ABC transporter ATP-binding protein; translation: MADTAQPTAIALEDATVAFRVAGDRVYTAVEQASLSVAHGEFVAIVGPTGCGKSTLLNVAAGLLKPASGSVNIFDQPLAGLNRDAGYLFQADALFPWKTALDNVAIGLEIKGAPREQALQRAQGWLKSVGLGAFGNRYPHMLSGGQRKRVGLAQVLIRDPKILLMDEPFGPLDAQTRQIMGNLLLELWNADRKAVLFVTHDLEEAIALADRVVIMSAGPSARIIGDWRVKLPRPRDISEVRMEKDFHELHREIWGVLKDEVMKGYVQSTQAAGVG
- a CDS encoding ATP-binding cassette domain-containing protein, coding for MSPPLIAYSHVSKTFDGGRIIAVDDVSLDVAEGELLAIVGGSGSGKTTLLRLANRLIEADSGSITVEGEDVRNVDPILLRRRIGYVFQSGGLFPHLTVAGNVGITPKLLGTPIAEISARVDELLDLVRLDRAPYRDRLPHELSGGERQRVGVARALAARPRIMLMDEPFGALDPLTRDALGDDFRELHSKLGLTTVMITHDMSEAILLADRIAVMRGGRVLAQGTPAELSESGDVYVGELLRTPRRQAERLGALLPREGAA